Proteins encoded by one window of Haematobia irritans isolate KBUSLIRL chromosome 2, ASM5000362v1, whole genome shotgun sequence:
- the LOC142227256 gene encoding seminal metalloprotease 1-like, with protein MKSHFKIAKYLILVIFIVNGLAAPLDSWNEQEEDHELIGGFFQGDMEVEFTRNGEIAESKRWPNGKVHFKIDEVFDAEHVNHILHGLRLIEEVSCIRFIPAPADMTAYLHFIGEPSGCHTKVGYRGQLQTLNLQVDPLDTGCFKLGTIVHEVLHSLGFHHQQCASNRDDFVKIVEENIKEGKEGNFKKYDADTVSDFGIEYDYGSVLHYSSTAFSKNGQKTIIPLKDEDIEIGQRRGMSSGDIAKLNLMYKCPVLV; from the exons ATGAAATCGCActttaaaattgcaaaatatttaatattggtTATATTCATAGTTAATGGTCTAGCTGCTCCTCTTGATAGTTGGAATGAACAGGAGGAAGATCATGAACTAATTGGTGGATTCTTTCAAGGAGATATGGAAGTAGAGTTTACTCGTAATGGAGAAATTGCCGAATCCAAGCGTTGGCCTAATGGCAAAGTTCATTTTAAAATAGATGAGGTTTTTG ACGCTGAACATGTCAATCATATTTTACATGGTCTTCGACTCATTGAGGAAGTTTCCTGCATTCGTTTCATTCCCGCTCCAGCAGATATGACCGCTTATCTTCATTTCATTGGTGAACCCTCAGGTTGTCATACAAAAGTTGGCTATCGCGGTCAATTGCAGACATTGAATTTACAAGTTGATCCCTTGGATACGGGATGCTTCAAACTGGGAACTATTGTACATGAAGTCCTGCATAGCTTGGGTTTTCATCATCAACAATGTGCCTCTAATCGTGATGATTTTGTTAAGATTGTCGAAGAGAATATTAAAGAAGGTAAAGAGGGCAACTTCAAGAAATACGATGCTGACACCGTCTCCGACTTTGGCATTGAATATGACTATGGTAGTGTGCTTCACTACAGTTCTACGGCATTTTCGAAGAATGGCCAGAAAACTATTATACCTTTGAAGGATGAGGATATTGAGATTGGTCAACGCCGCGGTATGAGCTCTGGTGATATTGCCAAATTGAATTTGATGTATAAATGTCCGGTATTAGTTTAA
- the LOC142227255 gene encoding uncharacterized protein LOC142227255, which translates to MAHITINFAIFMVLAVLARGEIKVCPRFCKCDLYQNLNRAQCSSKNLISAEIEAPKIVQILDLSYNEIASIESTSFQKYYHVKYLNLSHNAIQTLDLDSFSQLKRILEIDLSYNRLEYMDERIFERNRRLININLEGNKFMTLETKPFLRSISLTTLNLRNSQLIFVHESLFSSLPNLNDLDLSQNLLNTFGVNDFLGLQNLKTLNLSGNSFKCTPPIKENVQLLRGQGLNVVIDQCQEDSAEIIAPIESFRNNEKFQKMTLLEEVEEPQPDFLKQWHLTLDSEEDLDEQEDSSEITDSFLASSEWLRFAPDAVLCDSQKFKLCQSYRKCLGNLNTAWHEKRALDTFTSSEAKFSFFLGAACGITLVICILTCALCLKNCCASKKRDRFPEIEEQHEEGIGTQPLARQNLPPQSRRPVRRRAPHPPNRTAMVRYEGPVGENFLSRLFGRPARSQYYRTINQNTATLIRRLSRSNLFNNRLSQHFADRQNSNETSSPEPQECLPSAPRPETPPPCYGDVVVNGCDEHEK; encoded by the exons ATGGCTCACATAACaataaattttgccatttttatgGTTCTTGCTGTACTGGCCAGAGGAGAGATAAAGGTGTGCCCCAGATTTTGTAAATGTGATTTATATCAAAATCTCAATAGGGCCCAATGTAG ttcGAAAAATCTTATAAGTGCGGAGATTGAAGCCCCTAAAATTGTACAGATCTTGGATTTGAGCTACAATGAAATTGCCAGTATAGAGAGCACATCATTTCAG aaatattaccaTGTGAAATATCTCAATCTCTCCCACAATGCAATACAAACTTTGGATTTGGATAGTTTTTCCCAGCTGAAACGCAttttggagatcgatttatcatACAATCGACTCGAATATATGGATGAGCGTATATTCGAAAGAAATCGCCGTCTAATAAATATCAACCTAGAGggtaataaatttatgacattgGAAACGAAACCATTCCTCCGAAGTATTTCATTGACCACCTTAAATCTAAGGAATTCGCAATTGATTTTCGTTCACGAGTCATTATTTTCCTCATTGCCTAACCTCAATGATCTGGACTTATCACAAAATCTATTGAATACATTTGGAGTAAATGATTTTTTgggtttacaaaatttgaaaactttaaacttaTCGGGGAACTCCTTTAAATGTACCCCACCCATAAAGGAAAACGTTCAATTACTTAGAGGTCAAGGCTTAAATGTTGTAATTGATCAATGTCAAGAGGATTCAGCAGAAATCATAGCTCCCATTGAGTCATTcagaaataatgaaaaatttcagaAGATGACTCTACTGGAAGAAGTTGAAGAGCCACAGCCGGATTTCCTTAAACAATGGCATCTTACATTAGATAGTGAAGAAGATTTGGATGAGCAGGAAGACTCATCGGAgatcacagattcgtttttggcCAGCAGTGAATGGCTACGTTTTGCCCCTGATGCTGTTCTCTGTGATAGCCAGAAATTTAAACTTTGCCagagctatagaaaatgtctggGAAATCTTAATACAGCCTGGCATGAGAAACGAGCTTTGGATACCTTCACTTCAAGTGAAGCTAAATTCTCTTTCTTCCTGGGAGCTGCTTGCGGAATAACCCTGGTTATTTGTATACTAACCTGTGCtttgtgtttgaaaaattgCTGCGCATCCAAAAAGAGAG ATCGCTTTCCCGAAATCGAAGAACAGCACGAGGAGGGCATAGGAACTCAACCATTGGCCCGCCAAAATTTACCCCCACAAAGTAGAAGGCCAGTTAGAAGACGTGCCCCACATCCTCCAAATCGAACTGCCATGGTACGCTACGAAGGTCCAGTaggtgaaaatttcctatcacgATTATTTGGACGACCAGCCAGAAGTCAATATTATCGTACCATAAATCAAAATACGGCCACCCTAATTAGAAGACTTAGCCGtagtaatttatttaataatcgTTTGAGTCAACATTTTGCCGATCGACAGAATTCCAATGAGACTTCTAGTCCTGAACCTCAGGAATGTTTACCTTCTGCTCCACGTCCCGAAACACCTCCACCTTGCTATGGAGACGTGGTGGTGAATGGATGCGATGAACATGAGAAATAA